The nucleotide sequence AGAGAAAGCTCCTCTTTGAGCTCTCTCTTGAGGGCGTCTTCCGCGTTTTCGCCGAATTCTATCCCACCCCCAGGCAGTAACCAATAATAGGAGTCCCCCTTCTTTTGTTGCAAAAGAAGTATTTCTCCCTTTCGATTTCGGACGAGTGCTGCGACTCTTACTCTTAAACCTTTCTTCTTAAAAAAGAATTCCATTCGGATCTATCGTTAAAACTTAATTTTCAGGATCTTCAGCATTTGTCTTGCCGCATCCTGTTCCGCAAACTTTTTATTTCGGCCCTGGCCTTCTGCAGAATATTTATCTCGGATCGATACATTTACATAAAACGTTTTTTCATGATCCGGTCCTGTTTCTTGGATCAATCTATACGTCGGAAGAAGCTTAAATTTCTTCTGACAGGTCTCCTGAAGAATGGATTTGAAATCAGTAGCCTCTCGGATCGTGTCCGAATGTTGGATATATCCGATAAGATGCTTGATGATGAATTCTTCGGCGACTTCCATTCCTTGGTCTAGATAGATCGCGCCCACCAGAGATTCGAATAAGTTCGCTCCCAATTTCTTTTGGGAGTCTCCCCTTCCTTCTCCTTTTCCAAGTAAGACGAATTCGATTAATCCTAGTTTGTCGCTGAGCCCGTTCAGCACTGTTGTGGAAACCAATTTGGCTTTCTGCCTAGACAATTCCCCTTCGGATGCACTTGGATCCGTTCTGAACAAATACTTTGCGACGACTAAACCCAGCACCGAGTCACCTAAGAACTCCAATCTCTCGTTATGTTCTTTGATCCCTGAGTTCTCGTTCTTAAAGGAACTATGAATGAATGCGATCTCTAAGTAGGACTTATTCTTAAATTTGATCCCAAGTCTGGAGATAAGATCGATTAGCCTGGTCCATCTTTCAGGATCCGGCGAAGTTTGAGTTGGTTTGTGTGTTTTTTTTATCAAAGGATTTTGATAAAAGGAAGGAAAGAGACTTCCGAGTTCCCGTAAGAACCCGGAGGTCTAGTCAATTAGGACTTAAGAGTGTCGATGAACTTAATTACGTCTCCGACGGTTTGGATCTTTTCAGCATCCTCATCGGAAATTTCAACGCCAAACTCTTCTTCAAGAGCCATAACGAGTTCAACTGTATCAAGAGAGTCTGCACCGAGGTCATCAATGAAGTGTGCTTCAGGAGTCACTTCTGACTCATCCACTCCAAGTTGCTCAACGATAATAGACTTAATCTTTTCGAAATCTGCCATTTGTTTCCTCCGTACCACCGGAGTGGTATGTAAGTTTTAGTTAGGTTTAGAATCGGGGATGAATTCATCCACCGATTTTTAAACAT is from Leptospira langatensis and encodes:
- the rnc gene encoding ribonuclease III, whose amino-acid sequence is MIKKTHKPTQTSPDPERWTRLIDLISRLGIKFKNKSYLEIAFIHSSFKNENSGIKEHNERLEFLGDSVLGLVVAKYLFRTDPSASEGELSRQKAKLVSTTVLNGLSDKLGLIEFVLLGKGEGRGDSQKKLGANLFESLVGAIYLDQGMEVAEEFIIKHLIGYIQHSDTIREATDFKSILQETCQKKFKLLPTYRLIQETGPDHEKTFYVNVSIRDKYSAEGQGRNKKFAEQDAARQMLKILKIKF
- the acpP gene encoding acyl carrier protein, yielding MADFEKIKSIIVEQLGVDESEVTPEAHFIDDLGADSLDTVELVMALEEEFGVEISDEDAEKIQTVGDVIKFIDTLKS